The genomic interval CAAAACCCAGTTGGTCGAGCATCTTTTGCTCATCTTCTGGAGAAGGCCCAATATGGCGTGTAACAAAAGGTGAATCATTCATGAAGTTAGTTCCCTAAAATAGTAATCATGAAAAAGAGCCGCACAATATGCAGCTCTTTACGCATGGTTTGTTAAATACTAATGCATTAAGCAATAAAGGCTTGATAGCCGTCTTCATCCATCAAATCATCCAATTCTGACTCATTGGACAACTTGATTTTATAAACCCAACCATCGTCTTCAGCACTGCTGTTGACCGTGCCTGGCTCATCAATCAACACTTCGTTGACTTCGATCACTTCGCCACTAACCGGGCTATTAACTTCACCAGCGGCTTTAACCGATTCGATCACCGCCACTTCATCGCCAGCAGCGATTTCAGCGCCAACTTCTGGCAGTTCAACAAATACAATATCGCCTAATTCTGATTGTGCATGATCGGTAATGCCGACTGTGCCGACGCCATCAACGATCTCAACCCACTCATGATCTTTGCTAAATTTTTTCATTATCTCTCCTAAAGCTGTTCTCACCAATGAAACAACTGACTATCTTATCACTGTGTCAGCGATTGTGCACCGCTTCTAAGTACGAACAAGAAGCGCAAAAATCACCAACTTAATAAAAAATGCCACCTACAACCGCAGGCGGCATCATGTGCTTGATCAGCACAAATCGCTTAATAAATATCTTCCGAGAAATATTGGTCGTTAATCGTTTGATAAACGCCGCTATCGCGGATATCTAAAATCGCTTGGTTAAACGCTTCGCGCAAACCGTCATCACCTTTACGAACCGCGATACTCACGCCTTCACCATAATACTGGGTATCGTCAAAGGCGGGGGCGGCAAAGTTATAGCCTTCGCCCATCTCGGTATCTAAAAAACCAGTCAACATCGCGACTTGATCGGCCAAGGTCATATCAATGCGCCCTGCAACCAAGTCCAGGTTGGCTTCATCTTGTGAGTTATAGCGCTTAATCTCACCCACCACATCAGCGAGTTCATTGGTTGCGTAGCTATCATGGGTGGTCGCACGCTGCACCCCGAGTACTTTACCCGATAGTGATTCGCTAAGATTATCATCGTTAATCATCCCAGCTTTATCGCTGCGCAGCACCAAGCGGCCATTACTGTCGTAATATTTCTCGGTGAAATCAACGCTTTTTTTACGCTCTTCGGTGGCGGTCATTGAAGCAACAATCGCATCAATTTTGCCGGTTTTCAGCGCTGGAATCAGGCCATCCCAACTGATTTGCACCAGTTCACATTCGCGGTTCATCTGCTCACAAAGCGCGTTGGCGATATCAATATCAAAACCAAACAGTTCGCCTTCGGTATTGACCTCACTAAATGGCGGGTATTCACCTTCAACCCCAATGCGTAAATCATCTGCAGCGAGTGCAGAACCCAATAACGCCGCTAAAATAGCTAACAATAAGCTTTTCATGATAGTCTCCTTATCACTAAATGCTTGCTAAGCGCGCGCTCGACAAGCTGGAAGATCATCACCACGGTCGTGGTAATCATCAGATACAAAACCCCTGCAGCGATAAACGGTACAAAAGGCTCGTAGTAAATAGCATAGAGGTTACGCGCCACCCCTGTGATATCCATAATCGTAATCACCGAAGCAATCGCTGAACCATGTAGTAAAAAGATCACTTCATTACCATAAGCTGGCAAGGCACGGCGAAGCGCGTTGGGTAACACAACCCGTCTTGCTACCAGGCCTTTGCTCATCCCCATCGCCACTGCTGCTTCAATTTCCCCTTTAGGTGCCGTTTCTATCGCCCCGCGGACAATTTCGGAGGTATACGCTGCGGTATTTAAGGTAAAAGACAGTAACGCCCAAGGCCAGGCCTGGCGCAAAATCGGCCACCAATAATCACTACCGCGCACCGCCTCAACATCGCCGAGCTGCAAACCAATACCGTAATACACCAGATAAAGCTGCACCAACATTGGGGTCCCGCGAAAAACATAGCTAAATGCCATGGGAAAAGCTTTTGCCCACAGCGGCAGTCGTGAGGCGAGAATCATCCCAAAAGGCACAGCGATGATCAAACCTAGCAGCAGGGAAAGTCCAACCAACCAA from Suttonella sp. R2A3 carries:
- the gcvH gene encoding glycine cleavage system protein GcvH, encoding MKKFSKDHEWVEIVDGVGTVGITDHAQSELGDIVFVELPEVGAEIAAGDEVAVIESVKAAGEVNSPVSGEVIEVNEVLIDEPGTVNSSAEDDGWVYKIKLSNESELDDLMDEDGYQAFIA
- a CDS encoding transporter substrate-binding domain-containing protein; the protein is MKSLLLAILAALLGSALAADDLRIGVEGEYPPFSEVNTEGELFGFDIDIANALCEQMNRECELVQISWDGLIPALKTGKIDAIVASMTATEERKKSVDFTEKYYDSNGRLVLRSDKAGMINDDNLSESLSGKVLGVQRATTHDSYATNELADVVGEIKRYNSQDEANLDLVAGRIDMTLADQVAMLTGFLDTEMGEGYNFAAPAFDDTQYYGEGVSIAVRKGDDGLREAFNQAILDIRDSGVYQTINDQYFSEDIY
- a CDS encoding ABC transporter permease, with the translated sequence MWQEGWQTFLNNYWVIIADHWQMFMGGVWTTFWLVGLSLLLGLIIAVPFGMILASRLPLWAKAFPMAFSYVFRGTPMLVQLYLVYYGIGLQLGDVEAVRGSDYWWPILRQAWPWALLSFTLNTAAYTSEIVRGAIETAPKGEIEAAVAMGMSKGLVARRVVLPNALRRALPAYGNEVIFLLHGSAIASVITIMDITGVARNLYAIYYEPFVPFIAAGVLYLMITTTVVMIFQLVERALSKHLVIRRLS